A genomic window from Sulfurospirillum multivorans DSM 12446 includes:
- a CDS encoding nucleotidyltransferase family protein gives MDKKIILDYLAKNKEIFKEKYGVTKIGLFGSYVRNEQRDDSDIDIAVEMIEEKKTLRTFFGFKQEVELAFGKKVDLGIESTLKPIAKEYILKEIIYV, from the coding sequence ATGGATAAAAAAATAATTCTTGATTATTTAGCCAAAAATAAAGAGATTTTCAAAGAAAAATATGGTGTAACGAAAATTGGACTCTTTGGAAGTTATGTAAGAAATGAACAACGTGATGACAGTGATATCGATATTGCCGTAGAAATGATAGAAGAGAAAAAAACGCTTCGTACATTTTTCGGATTTAAACAAGAAGTTGAGCTGGCTTTTGGTAAAAAAGTAGATTTAGGTATTGAAAGTACACTCAAACCTATTGCAAAAGAGTATATTTTAAAAGAAATCATTTATGTCTAA
- a CDS encoding HepT-like ribonuclease domain-containing protein, translated as MSKRDLRLFIYDIKESVEAILSYVDGITLEVFMHDRKTYSAVIREFEIIGEATKHLPDTLTQHYTDVAWRDVKDFRNLLIHEYFGIDHRIVWNTILYDLPKLKIIIEQIIIETQTKS; from the coding sequence ATGTCTAAAAGAGACTTGCGGTTATTTATTTACGACATTAAAGAGTCTGTAGAGGCGATTTTGTCTTATGTAGATGGTATAACCCTTGAAGTATTTATGCATGATCGAAAGACCTACAGTGCCGTCATCCGTGAATTTGAAATCATTGGCGAAGCAACAAAACATTTACCCGACACTTTAACACAACACTATACTGATGTAGCATGGAGAGACGTTAAAGATTTTAGAAATCTTTTAATCCATGAGTATTTTGGTATTGACCATCGCATTGTTTGGAATACAATTTTATATGATTTACCAAAATTAAAAATCATCATAGAACAAATCATTATCGAAACGCAAACCAAAAGTTAA